One genomic window of Manihot esculenta cultivar AM560-2 chromosome 16, M.esculenta_v8, whole genome shotgun sequence includes the following:
- the LOC110602976 gene encoding major antigen isoform X3: MDKNKNRTDMLAAGRKKLQQFRQKKDNKGSSSHGKSSKKSSKSEQHESYVDAAPNSANSTALPQVLEGETVSSINPVSGVEDSSVSSSIEDSVAPDANVVAVDPLSIPMTYETASIDNANMDKQEVCVHENNIELSNSNDGERIDVLASPAIVETIDSTTVTYELESSSREKAESLPLKENTPDMFLICARGDQEANGLVLEHCGGTHVIDLDGDGRLALSEHGDNAASGERDAFEQTGLVDLASQLNQNDGAYSESASASAVEMMDGLLASTLPLSEADGILGGVSDVVNQQSKVIYVDPSNREEAEMLSGTGQCGKSEGGSQIDRTVEACKQQFLPEDSLIFVGKSHEEPQLAKLTNSYVGLTTSAPVDACSINLSQLIEVTKGLNETEYGLLLRSIGLTDSLISFEHGHPLLTERFREELFLAICTKDILELQLTEHSYLQTECDNQFQQMDNELSVLRASLNEACERCNSLAQELVECRSELLAAASGREDFQLQFHAAKAEVKEVSARAKELQSSLESSQADISNLLKELADSKGLVGTLLAENDNLNQTIALLTEERKKLVHEKNTCLQENEKILKELADCRNSVAALLAENSNLSGTLASVTERSKQLEEEKEYLANGNEKLSIDLSDCKGLMETLQVENANLGGDLVMLSEDRKKLEEYKEYSVIEMERLSSELLVLHERISKDHGERKQLEDELKEVTLRLEELSEENIFLQSSLELHKAKIREIDDKQAQRSFPGGDILNQEGGEEVQIRSCEKEAVNEQSHKMQGTRDDGLSDGLSGRLQPEPFEHEVFDDTLGFIVLKGHLEEADRVLKKLEETVEGMFSHAGSSGRAAGKVSAPAVSKLIQTFESKQHHDENEAEEMILMDDPSAAADPFLLIKERTKDLKAVLKQLALDAVNATLLFKTERGGRSAANLSIKEFKFESESMKEHIDNLEATNLELVVLYEALKQHVSHVEEKNQQLEFLYETLKQKDSSLKAEKSELSKKLSECESRIDELQNQLCDSLKNSDELAFVLRGQLENFQTEAADRALAVEKEWNCTITQIIEAVERLDDSSGFLFTSSIATGSNGSLDIGSHAAASVNAAIKTIKDLKDKLEAAYSDHEATINLFKEVKKKCNELLGKNELACGTSHMLYCELRKLVIDSCGSVAESDIDIQDKEVCGPLEYSEYKTLVEKLENFLAERLHLQSVNYQLNLELTSKTKDAEELNRRCIDLSSIEKLIENVEGVVKLEDSEMDLGGTPISRLESLVSFLVCKCKGADEQVSSFREEFGSKVEELTELQERMHHLTDLKLQHETEILLLKEKLSQVEEAFISMQSELREKVSELEQSEQRVSSLREKLSIAVAKGKGLVVQRDSLKQTLSEASSELERCSQELQLKDAKLHELETKLKTYSEAGERVEALESELSYIRNSATALRESFLHKDSVLLRIEEILEDLDLPEIFHSRDIIEKVDWLARSATGNSLPPTEWEQKSSVGGSYSDAGFGVMDAWKEDIKQSSNTGDDLRRKYDDLQGKFFGLAEQNEMLEQSLMERNQLVQRWEELLDRINMPAYLRSAEPEDRIQWLGNALSEATSDRNSLLENIDKLEHYCGSLTAELEQSQKRISPLKAELEDTQRRLSNCQMDIQAVIHERHNLSERFEALSCDHEKLSAKAVHFGIENEKLQNEVNALQEQLVQSLGNEEHIQRMNGEICRLQDLVCDALKDTCTKDLVSGGNTIECLEGLVRRLIENYTTLSLIKTVSGDAVEEHHAREADKNLGEERTRDILDNLESDVALLKKDAVDSNEPNVDLLKKELEETLSELLHVNEERDRYVEKQQSLICEVEALERQRAELQELLNQEEQKSTSLREKLNVAVRKGKSLIQQRDSIKQTIEEMGAEMEHLKSEVKHRENALQDYEVKMRDLTAFSDRVDALESESLFLRNRLAENDRILQGKEHTLSIVLNTLGDIDLGGEIYNSDPIGKLEQVVKLCHDLNAAVACAEEESKKSRRAAELLLAELNEVQDRNDGLQEELAKVRYELVHLSKDREVAEAAKCEALSRLDKLSLDLIEEKKKQYSGYTSLKSAADQLRKSFSDINNLLAVFFSEDLEFLQNLESSMNSCLNRAESDLVVQVPHFSAYGGITSSRLGSKLNFVAVDFSSETNMLDHLDDFISEVCSSLQEFINEIAAVNSMLHKHSAIFHEKAGNLSKLMGSIHRDMSSQKESFEAMRQDIRLRDSVGKEKEMEIAALRRNISLLYEACTSLLMEIENRKAEVVTKSVAVRDLEMNLKAAAFGDGGLPFGGERNFSSEEHVRAMAEKLLLAVKEFACLIGEIREGNQKEMKITISNLQEELQEKDIQRERICKDLVNQIKQAEAAATSFSLDLQSSKSCVHDLERKVEILEDERNLLEQKVKELQDQQTISTELQDKVRSLADRLNAKDQEIEALMQALDEEEIQMDDLTKKVEELDRVVQQKNLDIEKLEAARGKVVKKLSTTVSKFDELHLFSESLLAEVEKLQSQLQDREAEISFLRQEVTRCTNDALVTSQTSNKRNSDELCELLTWLGSVVSLDVNLADSSQIHTYKEIIQEKITSVLSELEDLRVTAQSWDALLQIERSKADDLIRREKILEKSLHDKESLLKMLEVGRDMEQPTRASSEILEVEPVINKWTVPGPSAASQVRSLRKVNNDQVAVAIDMDPDGTNRLEDEDDEKVHGFKSLTSSRIVPKFTRPVTDMIDGLWVSCDRALMRQPALRLSIMIYWALLHALLAAFVV; the protein is encoded by the exons ATGGACAAGAATAAGAACCGTACTGATATGCTTGCTGCTGGCCGTAAAAAG CTTCAACAATTTCGTCAGAAGAAGGACAATAAAGGTAGTAGCAGTCATGGAAAGTCCTCCAAAAAGTCTAGCAAATCTGAGCAGCACGAATCTTATGTTGATGCAGCACCAAATTCTGCCAATTCAACAGCATTGCCACAGGTTCTTGAAGGGGAAACTGTGTCTAGCATCAATCCTGTTTCGGGAGTTGAAGATTCTTCCGTATCTTCTTCTATAGAGGATTCTGTGGCTCCTGATGCCAATGTTGTGGCGGTTGATCCATTGTCAATTCCCATGACATATGAAACTGCATCAATTGATAATGCCAATATGGATAAGCAGGAAGTGTGTGTTCATGAAAACAATATTGAATTATCAAACTCTAATGATGGTGAACGCATTGATGTGTTGGCCTCTCCAGCCATTGTTGAGACTATAGACAGTACTACTGTCACATATGAATTGGAAAGCAGCAGTAGGGAAAAGGCGGAATCATTGCCATTAAAAGAAAATACTCCtgatatgttcttgatttgtgcTAGGGGAGATCAG GAAGCTAATGGTTTGGTTTTGGAGCATTGTGGTGGAACCCATGTCATAGACCTCGATGGAGATGGGAGACTGGCTTTGTCTGAGCACGGTGATAATGCTGCTTCTGGAGAAAGGGATGCTTTTGAACAGACTGGTTTGGTAGATTTGGCCTCTCAACTGAATCAAAATGATGGTGCATATAGTGAATCTGCTTCTGCCAGTGCTGTGGAGATGATGGATGGGCTTCTGGCATCTACTTTACCCCTTTCAGAGGCAGATGGAATTCTGGGAGGTGTTTCTGATGTGGTAAATCAACAAAGCAAAGTCATTTATGTCGATCCATCTAATAGAGAAGAAGCTGAGATGCTGTCTGGGACTGGTCAGTGTGGAAAAAGTGAGGGAGGCAGCCAAATTGATAGGACTGTAGAGGCATGTAAGCAGCAATTTTTGCCTGAGGATTCTCTTATATTTGTGGGTAAAAGCCATGAAGAGCCTCAGTTGGCTAAATTGACAAATTCATATGTGGGCCTTACTACATCTGCTCCTGTTGATGCATGCTCAATCAATCTGTCTCAGCTCATTGAAGTGACAAAAGGGCTGAATGAAACTGAGTATGGGTTGCTACTTAGGTCTATAGGATTAACTGATAGTTTGATCTCATTTGAACATGGTCATCCTCTTTTAACAGAGAGATTCAGGGAAGAATTATTCCTTGCAATTTGTACAAAGGATATACTGGAATTGCAACTCACTGAACATTCTTATCTTCAAACAGAGTGTGATAATCAGTTTCAGCAAATGGATAATGAGCTATCTGTCCTTCGTGCTTCACTCAATGAAGCTTGTGAAAGGTGCAACTCCCTTGCTCAAGAGCTTGTGGAATGCAGGTCTGAACTCCTGGCTGCCGCTAGTGGGAGGGAggacttccaacttcaatttcATGCGGCAAAGGCAGAAGTTAAGGAAGTTTCTGCTAGAGCAAAGGAGTTGCAGAGTAGTCTAGAAAGTTCTCAAGCAGATATATCAAACCTATTGAAGGAGTTGGCTGACTCTAAGGGATTGGTGGGGACATTACTTGCAGAAAATGATAACTTAAATCAGACTATTGCTTTGCTGACTGAGGAGAGAAAGAAACTTGTGCATGAAAAAAATACTTGTCTGCAAGAGAATGAGAAAATATTGAAGGAGTTAGCTGACTGCAGGAATTCAGTGGCAGCCTTACTGGCGGAAAATTCCAACTTAAGTGGAACTCTTGCTTCGGTGACGGAGAGGAGCAAGCAGCTTGAAGAGGAGAAGGAGTATCTTGCTAATGGGAATGAGAAGCTTTCTATAGATTTGTCTGACTGTAAGGGTTTGATGGAAACTTTACAGGTGGAAAATGCCAACTTAGGGGGAGACCTCGTTATGCTTTCAGAGGACAGAAAGAAACTTGAAGAGTACAAGGAGTATTCAGTTATAGAGATGGAGAGACTTTCATCTGagcttcttgttcttcatgAGAGGATATCTAAAGATCATGGGGAACGCAAACAGTTGGAGGATGAGTTAAAAGAAGTGACACTACGTCTTGAAGAGCTGTCTGAGGAAAACATATTTCTTCAAAGCAGCTTAGAACTGCATAAAGCTAAGATAAGAGAAATTGATGACAAGCAAGCCCAAAGATCTTTTCCAGGTGGGGATATTCTGAATCAAGAAGGAGGTGAGGAAGTACAGATCAGGAGCTGCGAGAAAGAAGCTGTTAATGAGCAGTCTCACAAAATGCAAGGAACACGAGATGATGGATTGTCTGATGGGCTTTCAGGTAGATTGCAACCTGAGCCATTTGAGCATGAAGTTTTTGATGATACTTTGGGGTTTATAGTATTGAAAGGACACCTTGAAGAGGCGGATAGAGTATTGAAAAAACTTGAGGAGACAGTTGAAGGGATGTTTTCACATGCAGGATCCTCAGGTAGAGCTGCTGGTAAAGTATCTGCTCCAGCTGTATCAAAGCTAATTCAAACTTTTGAGTCAAAACAGCACCATGATGAAAACGAGGCAGAGGAAATGATCTTGATGGATGATCCATCAGCAGCAGCTGAtccatttttattaataaaagagcgTACAAAAGATTTGAAGGCGGTGCTTAAGCAATTAGCCTTGGATGCTGTAAATGCTACTTTACTATTCAAGACAGAGAGAGGTGGGAGAAGTGCTGCTAATCTTTCAATCAAGGAGTTCAAGTTTGAGTCTGAGTCCATGAAGGAACACATTGATAATCTGGAAGCAACCAACCTTGAGCTTGTGGTTCTTTATGAAGCTCTAAAGCAACATGTTTCTCATGTTGAAGAAAAGAACCAACAGCTTGAGTTTCTTTATGAGACCTTGAAGCAAAAAGACAGTAGTCTTAAAGCAGAAAAGAGTGAGCTTAGCAAAAAGTTGTCTGAGTGTGAATCCAGGATAGATGAATTGCAGAATCAGTTGTGTGATTCACTGAAAAATTCGGATGAGCTGGCTTTTGTACTTCGTGGTCAGTTGGAAAATTTCCAGACGGAAGCAGCAGATAGGGCTTTGGCAGTTGAGAAGGAATGGAATTGTACCATCACTCAGATTATTGAAGCAGTTGAGAGGCTTGATGACTCTAGTGGATTTCTGTTCACCTCCTCCATAGCAACTGGCTCTAATGGTTCCTTGGATATAGGCAGCCATGCTGCTGCTTCTGTTAATGCAGCTATTAAAACCATCAAGGACCTGAAGGATAAACTTGAAGCAGCTTACTCAGACCATGAAGCAACCATTAATTTATTCAAAGAAGTGAAGAAGAAGTGTAATGAGTTACTAGGAAAGAATGAATTAGCCTGTGGCACATCGCACATGTTATACTGTGAGCTTAGGAAACTTGTGATAGATTCATGTGGCTCTGTGGCAGAATCTGACATTGACATACAAGATAAGGAGGTTTGTGGCCCTTTAGAATACAGTGAGTACAAAACCCTTGTGGAGAAATTGGAGAATTTTCTCGCTGAGAGGTTGCATCTTCAGTCTGTTAACTACCAGCTCAATTTGGAACTTACAAGTAAAACTAAGGATGCTGAGGAACTGAATAGAAGATGTATTGATCTAAGTTCCATTGAAAAGTTAATTGAAAATGTGGAGGGCGTAGTGAAATTGGAAGACAGTGAGATGGACTTGGGTGGAACACCTATTTCACGTCTAGAGTCACTGGTGTCTTTCCTTGTTTGTAAATGTAAGGGGGCTGATGAGCAAGTTAGCTCATTTAGGGAAGAGTTTGGATCCAAGGTGGAGGAATTGACTGAATTGCAGGAAAGGATGCATCACTTAACTGACTTGAAGCTTCAGCATGAAACTGAAATCCTTCTCCTCAAAGAAAAATTAAGCCAGGTTGAGGAAGCCTTTATCAGCATGCAATCTGAATTACGCGAAAAAGTGAGTGAACTTGAACAGTCAGAGCAGAGGGTATCTTCACTTAGAGAGAAGCTTAGTATTGCTGTTGCCAAGGGGAAGGGGTTGGTTGTGCAGCGCGACAGTCTCAAACAGACCCTGTCAGAGGCTTCCAGTGAATTGGAAAGATGTTCACAGGAGTTACAACTGAAAGATGCCAAGCTGCATGAGCTAGAAACAAAATTGAAGACTTATTCAGAGGCTGGTGAACGTGTGGAGGCTCTGGAATCTGAGCTCTCATACATTCGCAACTCTGCTACTGCATTAAGAGAATCTTTCCTTCACAAAGACTCGGTGCTTCTAAGAATAGAAGAGATTTTAGAAGACCTAGATCTGCCAGAGATTTTTCATTCAAGAGATATAATTGAGAAGGTTGATTGGTTAGCTAGGTCAGCCACTGGAAACTCTTTGCCTCCAACTGAGTGGGAACAGAAGAGTTCTGTGGGTGGTTCATACTCTGATGCTGGTTTTGGTGTCATGGATGCCTGGAAGGAGGATATAAAGCAAAGTTCAAATACAGGTGATGATTTGAGAAGGAAATATGATGACCTTCAAGGTAAGTTTTTTGGGTTGGCTGAACAAAATGAAATGCTGGAACAGTCATTAATGGAGAGGAATCAGTTGGTGCAGAGGTGGGAAGAACTTCTGGACAGGATTAATATGCCTGCATACTTACGATCTGCAGAACCGGAGGATAGGATTCAGTGGTTAGGAAATGCGCTTTCGGAGGCTACTAGCGACAGGAATTCTCTGCTTGAGAACATTGATAAACTCGAACACTATTGTGGATCTCTAACTGCAGAATTGGAGCAGTCTCAAAAGAGAATATCTCCCCTAAAGGCTGAATTGGAGGACACACAGAGGAGATTATCTAACTGTCAGATGGACATTCAAGCAGTTATCCATGAGAGGCACAACCTCTCTGAAAGATTTGAGGCTCTGAGCTGTGATCATGAGAAACTTTCAGCAAAAGCAGTCCATTTTGGTATTGAAAATGAAAAACTACAGAATGAGGTCAATGCCTTGCAGGAGCAATTGGTCCAGAGCCTTGGGAATGAGGAGCATATTCAGAGAATGAATGGCGAGATATGCAGACTGCAAGATTTAGTTTGTGATGCATTGAAGGATACTTGTACAAAAGATTTGGTTTCTGGTGGAAATACTATTGAGTGCTTGGAAGGATTAGTAAGGAGGCTTATAGAAAACTATACAACTCTCTCTTTGATAAAAACTGTTTCTGGGGATGCAGTTGAAGAGCACCATGCTAGAGAAGCTGATAAAAATCTCGGTGAGGAGAGAACTAGAGATATCCTGGATAATTTGGAGTCTGATGTAGCTCTACTGAAGAAAGATGCAGTGGATAGTAATGAACCAAATGTGGATCTTTTGAAGAAAGAGCTGGAGGAGACATTGAGTGAACTGTTACATGTAAACGAGGAAAGAGACAGATATGTGGAGAAGCAACAATCTTTGATTTGTGAGGTTGAAGCACTTGAAAGACAAAGGGCTGAGTTGCAGGAGCTACTTAATCAGGAGGAGCAGAAGTCTACTTCTTTAAGAGAGAAATTGAATGTTGCAGTTAGAAAAGGGAAGTCTTTGATTCAACAGCGTGATAGTATTAAGCAAACTATTGAAGAGATGGGTGCTGAGATGGAGCACTTGAAATCTGAGGTTAAGCACCGGGAAAATGCTCTTCAAGACTATGAAGTGAAGATGAGAGACTTAACTGCTTTCTCTGATAGGGTGGATGCCCTGGAGTCCGAAAGTTTGTTCTTAAGGAATCGTTTGGCTGAAAATGATCGCATTTTGCAGGGGAAAGAACATACTTTATCCATAGTTTTGAATACTCTAGGGGACATTGACCTTGGTGGTGAAATTTATAATAGTGACCCAATTGGGAAATTGGAACAAGTTGTGAAATTATGCCATGATCTGAATGCTGCCGTGGCTTGTGCAGAGGAAGAGTCTAAAAAATCTAGAAGAGCAGCAGAGCTGTTGCTTGCAGAACTGAATGAAGTTCAGGACAGGAATGATGGTCTCCAAGAGGAGCTAGCCAAAGTCAGATATGAACTTGTGCATCTCTCCAAGGATAGGGAGGTGGCAGAGGCTGCAAAATGTGAAGCCCTTTCACGTCTTGATAAGTTATCCTTGGATCTCATTgaggagaaaaagaaacaatattCTGGATATACCTCATTAAAATCTGCTGCAGATCAACTCAGGAAGAGTTTCTCTGATATCAACAATTTACTAGCTGTTTTTTTCTCTGAGGACTTGGAATTTCTGCAAAATCTAGAGTCTAGTATGAATTCATGCCTTAATAGAGCAGAATCTGATCTTGTGGTTCAAGTCCCTCACTTTAGCGCATATGGTGGCATTACATCCAGTCGTTTGGGAAGCAAG TTGAACTTTGTGGCTGTGGATTTTTCATCAGAAACTAATATGCTGGACCATTTGGATGACTTTATTTCTGAAGTTTGTAGTTCTTTGCAAGAATTCATTAATGAAATTGCCGCTGTTAATAGTATGCTACACAAACACTCTGCTATATTTCATGAAAAAGCTGGCAATCTATCCAAATTAATGGGTTCTATTCATAGAGATATGAGTTCCCAGAAAGAGTCATTTGAGGCCATGAGGCAAGACATTAGGCTTAGAGATTCAGTGGGAAAAGAGAAGGAAATGGAGATTGCTGCATTGCGCCGGAACATTTCCTTGCTTTATGAAGCCTGCACCAGTTTGCTCATGGAAATTGAGAATAGAAAAGCTGAAGTTGTCACAAAGAGTGTGGCTGTTCGGGATCTGGAAATGAATTTGAAAGCAGCAGCATTTGGCGATGGTGGACTTCCCTTTGGTGGAGAGAGAAATTTTTCATCCGAGGAACATGTCAGGGCTATGGCAGAAAAGCTGTTATTGGCCGTCAAAGAATTTGCTTGCTTAATAGGTGAAATCAGAGAGGGTAACCAGAAGGAAATGAAAATTACCATCTCGAATTTGCAGGAGGAGCTTCAGGAGAAGGACATCCAAAGAGAGAGAATTTGCAAAGATCTTGTCAATCAAATTAAGCAAGCAGAAGCTGCTGCAACGAGCTTCTCCCTTGACCTTCAATCATCAAAATCTTGTGTGCATGATTTGGAGAGGAAGGTGGAAATACTTGAAGATGAGCGGAATTTATTGGAACAGAAAGTAAAGGAACTTCAAGATCAGCAAACCATCTCAACGGAGTTACAGGATAAAGTCAGATCTCTGGCTGATAGGCTCAATGCGAAAGACCAAG AAATTGAAGCCTTAATGCAAGCTCTTGATGAGGAGGAGATACAGATGGATGATTTAACAAAAAAAGTAGAGGAGTTAGACAGAGTTGTCCAACAAAAGAATTTAGATATTGAAAAACTTGAAGCTGCTCGTGGGAAGGTTGTGAAGAAGCTTTCCACCACTGTCAGTAAGTTCGATGAGCTTCATCTTTTCTCTGAAAGTCTCCTTGCTGAGGTTGAAAAGCTTCAATCGCAACTGCAAGATCGTGAAGCTGAGATCTCTTTCTTAAGGCAAGAAGTAACTAGATGCACAAATGATGCTCTTGTCACATCTCAGACAAGCAACAAGAGAAATTCAGATGAGCTCTGTGAGCTATTGACATGGTTAGGCTCAGTGGTGTCTCTAGATGTCAATCTTGCTGATAGCAGTCAGATTCACACGTATAAAGAAATAATTCAGGAAAAGATAACTTCTGTTTTGTCTGAATTGGAGGATCTGCGAGTAACAGCTCAAAGCTGGGATGCATTATTGCAAATAGAGAGGAGTAAAGCGGATGATTTAATCCGCAGAGAAAAAATTCTTGAAAAATCTTTGCATGATAAGGAATCCCTATTAAAGATGCTTGAAGTTGGCAGAGATATGGAGCAGCCAACCCGTGCAAGCTCTGAAATTTTGGAAGTTGAACCTGTG ATAAATAAATGGACCGTCCCTGGGCCCTCTGCTGCTTCTCAAGTACGCAGTTTGCGCAAAGTCAACAATGATCAAGTTGCTGTTGCTATAGACATGGATCCTGATGGCACTAATAGACTAGAGGATGAAGACGATGAAAAAG TTCATGGTTTCAAGTCACTCACTTCATCGAGAATTGTCCCAAAATTTACCAGACCTGTGACTGACATGATTGATGGTCTATG GGTTTCATGTGATCGGGCACTAATGCGACAACCTGCCTTGAGGCTTAGTATTATGATCTATTGGGCTTTATTGCACGCATTGCTTGCAGCTTTTGTGGTTTGA